TAGAAAATGCTCAAGAAATTGAGAATTTAAACAACTCATTATTTGGTAGACTTATTGCAGTAAGTGAAAATTACCCAGAATTGCAAGCATCAAAAATTTATCAAGAATTAATTGAGCAAACGTCCTATTTAGAAAGAGAATTGGCGGCTGCAAGACGACTTTATAATAGCAATGTTAATTCTTTTAACACCGAAATTTTTGTCTTTCCTTCTTCAATTGTTGCATCTTCGATGAATTTAACAACCTACCCAATGTTTAGCGCAAGCAACCAAAATCGCCAAGATGTATCATTCAAAGATTTTTAATTTCTTATTAAAAAATACTCACAGCAAAAAAGCATCCTAAAAACAGACATAATTTCTCAATAAATTTATAATTCAAACAATATAAAATTTAAAAAACACACTTTTAGACAAATAATGTCCTTTTAAATCTAAGAAATATTTGCTTAAATTAGTTCTTCAGATTTTTTGAGATTATTTGTCTTATTTTTTTATATTAATTTACTTGTAATTTATAGCATTTTTTAGCTGTTTTTATTTAAAAATAACTAAAAAACCGGACTAAAAAAGAGTATTTTTATGATAATTCCTTTTAAAATCGCCCAAGGAGTAAAAATGAAAATAATAAGTGATTATTTTAAATTTGAAGACTATAAAAACAAGGCAAAAGAGGAATTTCTTCCCAAATTAGGTGAAATTGTCAAGAAAAAAAATTCAAGCTCACTTCAAAAAATTGCTGTATTACAAAAAGATTCAAAAAAACTTATCATTATTTTTTCAATTTCATTATTTTTAACTTTTATTATTGTTCTTAGTATTTCCTTGGCCGAAGTTGCATATATTACCTTAATTTTTGCAATTATTCCGGGAATAATTGCTTTTTTCTCTGCTTTTTACTTTTGAATGAAAAAGAAGGAAATTTGGTCAATCACAAATGAAATTTCAAAAGACGTCATAGTTAATTTTAAACCAGAAGATGCTTATAAAACAGCCTTTTCAATTTTAGACAAAGGAATGGATTATTTAGGTTTTTATGACCAACTAAACAACAATTTTCTAATTTCAGGAAATGAAGTTAGAAATTTTACTCCTGCAGGAACTATTGGCTCAGCAGATGCTTGAATTAGCGAAGTTAGACCTGTCAAACAATTATTAATTGATAAAAAATTCCATGTTGCATTTACAAATATCCACTGAGAATGAGAAGAAAAAATAGAAGACGAAGATGGAAAAGTTAAAACTGTGATAAGGCATAGTTATACTGGATTTTTAAAAATTGATACTTCAATTTTGGGCGAAAAAGCATTTAATTTTAAACTTTTAAAAGCAAGCGGTTGACCTTTTCAAAGAAACAAAATCAAACTTGAAAACCAATTATTTAACAAAGTTTTTAGACCAGTATCAAATGATAAATTGAAAATCAGAAAAATGTATACACCGCTTGCAATGCAACTTTCGCTAAAAAGATATTTTGACCGTAATGGCGTTAACGTTTCCGATATTTCCATTCAATCATTTCAAAATGCAATCTATTTTACTTACAGCTGCAACTGAAATTTTATGTATTTTAATTTTCCTAGGTCAATAAAAAGCGCTGATCATTTTATTAGTCGAATTTTCAACGATTTTTTGACTGACACTTACAGTTTGTATTATCTTTTATCTCTTATTTACACTACTTTGTATTTAGATTAGTTAAAAACATAATATTTTCAAAAAACCCTGTAATTTATAGCACTTTTTAGTTATTTTTTATTGAAAAATAACTAAAAAGTGGGAAAAAAAGAGTATTTTTATAATAATTCCTTTTAAAATTGAATCAAGGAGTAAAAATGAAAATAATAAATGATTATTTTAAATTTGAAGACTATAAAAACAAGGCAAAAGAGGAATTTCGACCTAAATTAGACGAAATTATCAAGAAAAAACATTTAAAGACTCTTGAAAAACTTGCTGGAATACAAAGAGTGGCGAAAAAACTTGATATTGTCTCGTTAATTTCATACATTTTAACTTCGGCTGGTATTTATGTTGCTATCAAATACAAGCTAGTGATTGGTGGCATCATTTTTGCAGTTATTTCCGGAATAATTGCAATTGCTTCTACTTTTTACTTAGGAATCAAAAAAAGGGAAATTAGGAAAATCACCAATGAAGTTTCAAAAGATGTCATAGATAATTTTAGACCAGAAGATGCTTACAAAACTGCCTTTTCAATTTTAGATAAAGGAATGGATTATTTAGGTTTTAATGACCAACCTAGCAACAACATTCTAATTTCAAAAAATGAAATTAGCAATCTTACTCCTGTTCAAATCATTGGTTCATCAAAGGCTTGAATTAGTGAAGTTAGACCTCTGAAAGAATTATTGATTGATGAAAAATTCCATGTTAGTTTTACAAATGTCCACTGACAATGAGAAGAAAGAAGAAAAAAAGAAACTATAACAAAGCAAAGTTTTACTGGAATTTTAAAAATTGATACTTCAATTTTAGGTGAAAAGGCATTTGATTTTAAGCTTTTAAAACCAAGTGGCTGACTTTCTCAAAAAGACAAAATCAAACTTGAAAACGAAGAATTTAACAAGGTTTTTAATCCACACTCCAGTGACAGATTGAAAATCCGAAAAATGTATACACCGCTTGCAATGGAACTTTCACTAAAAAGATATTCTGACCGCGATGGCGTTAAAGTTTTGAATGTTACCATTGAGTCTTCAGGAAATGCGATCTATTTTACATACAAATGCGACTGAAATTTTATGTATGTTGATTTTCCAACATCAATAAAAACCCCTGATGACTTTATTAATCACATTTTCAACGATTTTTTGCTTGACACTTACAGTTTGTATTATCTTTTGTGTCTTATTTACGTTACTTTGTATTTGGAGTAGTTAAAAACATAATATTTTTAAAAAAGCTTGTAATTTATAACATTTTTCAACTTTTTTAATTGATTTTTAAGTTAAAATATCATTAAAAATCAATTAAAAATACTAAACAGACAAATTTTTTTTCACTTTGTAGTTAGGTTTATATTCAACCAAATTTTTTAAAAAAAATAACTAAAAAGCATATAAATTGCTAAACTTGTTTTTATAGTGTTTGTACCGAGTTTCCCAGTTTGATGAGATAATCTTAAAAAAGTGTCCGGTTTTACGGCGTTTTTAACTTAAAAACCAAAATATGAAATATTTAAACTACCTTTTTTAGTTAAAACACTGACAAAAACATAAAAAAATACAACTACTATTTAAACTCAATGCAAATAGAAAACTCATTTTATTTAAATTGAGCCTAAAAAAACATATGAAGTTTTGAAAGAGCAATAACCAAAAGCCCTAAATTTATAGATTTCTAAACGGTTAAATTTAAGGCATTGCATCATATTTAAAAATATGACGGAAAATTCTCATTTTCTGATTTTTTTTAGACAAAAAACATAATTAATTCCCCCCTAATTCAATATCCAAATTTATTAATTATTCTTAAGTGATGTTCATTATAACATAATTTTATTTTAGACCAAACATTTTTTTTTTTTTTTTCAAAATGTTAATTTTAAAATAATAAAACTTAATATTTTAGTGTAAAAAAACGGATTTACGGGTATCTTTGTGAATTTAATTGACTAAAAAGTGAATTTTTGCCATCAAACTGTAAAGCTCAGGAACACACTTAAAAAGCATATAAATTACTAAACTTGTTTTTATAGTGTTTTTTGCTGTTTTAAATTTAATATACTTTATATTTTTAAATTTAATCGCTTTTTAAAATGAAATTTTATGGTATAATAGCTATTATTTCAAGTTTAGGAGGCGGTAAGATGATTAATGTTAATGAATTTCGACCTGGAATCACCTTTGAATTTGAAGGTGAAATTTTTGTCGTAATTTCAGCACAACATTCAAAACAAGGTCGCGGACAAGCGAACGTAAAAGCAAAAGTTAAAAATCTTCGCTCAGGAGCAACCACTATCAAAACATTTTCAGGTGGTGAAAGAGTTCAAAAAGCTCGTATTGACAAAATTACAATGGTTTTTCTTTATAATGAAGGTCAAAATAGTGTTTTGATGGATGATTCAACTTATGAGCAAATTAGTATTGATAATGAAAAAATAGCCTGAGAACTCAATTTTTTATCCGAAGGTGTTAAGGTAAAATTGCGTAAATTTAATGATGAAATTTTAGATATTGAACTTCCGCCGAAAATTGAATTAAAAGTTGCCTCAACATTTGATGCCGTAAAAGGTAATACAACAACAAATCCAACAAAAAGAGCAACATTAGAAACTGGTTTTGAAATTGATGTTCCTTTATTTATTAAAGAAGACGAAATTATAGTAGTCTCAACTGAAGAAGGAAAATACGTTTCAAGAGGAGGACAATAAAATGAATAACGACACTAAAATAACTAATGCAGCAGAATTGGAATCTAAAGAAAAAGTTGATAAATTCAAAAAAAAGTTTAAATATCTTGAAGAATTAAGTGTAAATTCCTTAAGAATTCACAGTAACGAAGCAATAAATAAGGCAAATTCTGGTCACCCTGGTGTTGCAATTAGTGCTTCAAAAATGATTTATGCACTTTTTCGTGATCATATAAATTTTGACCTCAGTGATCCAAACTGAATTAATCGCGACCGTTTTGTTTTATCTGCCGGTCATGCATCTTCGCTTTATTATTCACTTTTATATAGTTTAGGTTTATTAAAAAAAGAAGATCTTGAGAATTTTCGCCAAAAAAATTCAAAAACACCAGGACATCCAGAATACGGTCACACTGTTGGAATTGAAGCAACAACCGGTCCACTTGGTCAAGGAATTGCAATGGCCGTTGGAATGGCTCTTGCTCAGTCACATTTAAATGCAAAATTCAAAGAAATTAACCACTACACTTATGTAATTTGCGGGGATGGTGATCTTCAGGAGGGAATTTCCTATGAGTCACTTTCGCTAGCAGGACATTTAAAACTTAAAAATTTCATTGTTTTGTATGACTCAAATGATATTCAACTTGACTCACCAGTAAGCGTTGTTTTTAGCGAAAATATGAAACAACGAATTGAATCTCAAGGTTTATTTTACCAATTGGTGCCAAAAGATGATGTAAAATTGATCTCACAAGCAATTTCTAAGGCAAAAGCTTCCCGAAGACCAAGTTTTATTGAAATCAAAACTGTTATTGGTCAAGGTTCAACTAAACAAAACACTACCGAAGTTCACGGCGCTCCTCTAGGAGGCGACATTGTTAATTTAAAGAAAAATCTTAAATGAGAACACGAAGAAGATTTTTATCTTGACCCAGAAATTAGCAAACATTGGCAAAAAACAC
The sequence above is a segment of the Mesomycoplasma ovipneumoniae genome. Coding sequences within it:
- a CDS encoding DUF3137 domain-containing protein, producing MKIISDYFKFEDYKNKAKEEFLPKLGEIVKKKNSSSLQKIAVLQKDSKKLIIIFSISLFLTFIIVLSISLAEVAYITLIFAIIPGIIAFFSAFYFWMKKKEIWSITNEISKDVIVNFKPEDAYKTAFSILDKGMDYLGFYDQLNNNFLISGNEVRNFTPAGTIGSADAWISEVRPVKQLLIDKKFHVAFTNIHWEWEEKIEDEDGKVKTVIRHSYTGFLKIDTSILGEKAFNFKLLKASGWPFQRNKIKLENQLFNKVFRPVSNDKLKIRKMYTPLAMQLSLKRYFDRNGVNVSDISIQSFQNAIYFTYSCNWNFMYFNFPRSIKSADHFISRIFNDFLTDTYSLYYLLSLIYTTLYLD
- the efp gene encoding elongation factor P is translated as MINVNEFRPGITFEFEGEIFVVISAQHSKQGRGQANVKAKVKNLRSGATTIKTFSGGERVQKARIDKITMVFLYNEGQNSVLMDDSTYEQISIDNEKIAWELNFLSEGVKVKLRKFNDEILDIELPPKIELKVASTFDAVKGNTTTNPTKRATLETGFEIDVPLFIKEDEIIVVSTEEGKYVSRGGQ
- a CDS encoding DUF3137 domain-containing protein, whose amino-acid sequence is MKIINDYFKFEDYKNKAKEEFRPKLDEIIKKKHLKTLEKLAGIQRVAKKLDIVSLISYILTSAGIYVAIKYKLVIGGIIFAVISGIIAIASTFYLGIKKREIRKITNEVSKDVIDNFRPEDAYKTAFSILDKGMDYLGFNDQPSNNILISKNEISNLTPVQIIGSSKAWISEVRPLKELLIDEKFHVSFTNVHWQWEERRKKETITKQSFTGILKIDTSILGEKAFDFKLLKPSGWLSQKDKIKLENEEFNKVFNPHSSDRLKIRKMYTPLAMELSLKRYSDRDGVKVLNVTIESSGNAIYFTYKCDWNFMYVDFPTSIKTPDDFINHIFNDFLLDTYSLYYLLCLIYVTLYLE